A region of the Silene latifolia isolate original U9 population chromosome 9, ASM4854445v1, whole genome shotgun sequence genome:
aagggaataagtgcgataggaattgtccacccccttgtcagggttaaaacaatatttcagggccactcgaggagtaatgaactagaaatgcgtggccacgctcggaaggtatctatggtagataattccggtcaatcagttattctccagatcgaggaaaccactcttgatatgatcacttgcaagtacgacctgaaagacaccttgcattgagtgggagatagtaataggacaagagaattggtgacgcacacttgtcgaggacaagtgggagattgttggaatatgtgttctccgacaataatgcgatcacaactgttgatcatgatgatcacatgtttaaatctcattttaagaatacatgtgggatgtaatatttctgATCAACTGGTCCacgcatatcggtaatgattggtcgactagagtttgacattcttttgtcgtgcgacggtggtgatcgattgatccccttaggtcatacctatagggaaatactcttaattgattatttaattaatcgtatgccgatacgagttaattaaattgcttaaaattgacgggtgatattgtgagtaaaattaacgtgtcttattgtaattcgattatattagatacggtctaagtaattgaattattttattacttagataaaattattgtttacgaaacaattgaaattgaatgaataatttattataaatacaagacgttgtgatttataattcaataaaccattttggtacaagtaattacgaattactagtcgattttgtatatgacatatttttattagtatgttgatttttaatgggtTAGAAATGCATAAATGTGAGATataaacatgtaacatgtaacatgttacatgtgacaatgtgacaaaattgacaaattgacaaagataaaatggaacccattttatcttatatataccgaaataatggagggagtatgaggatgaatattgtgtttttattttaaataggaacatAATTATTACCTCTagggactagccttgcatgcctattttcttgggtagaaaaataagcccatgcatagggcactcTTCCCCCTCAAACCGGTTTTGGCATGAGGAAAAAAAGGCAAGGGTTTTTCCTCTCtacttttcattcattcattcatttttgatATAgaatttctagagtaagaaattactcttattctctctacatcttatgaaaattaTAGAGAAATAAACTTCACAAATACTCCCTCTCTAACCGTTTTTTCAAGGGCAAAAGttataatttttgtgtcaattttatagtaaaaaataatattagttattaagaggtttccttgggtatatgcttttgggagagattctaaacttgaatcttgttcatccattattggaaagttcaagaactaacaagaaggagatcttgttggtgcccataaaaccgaaatcatatagtaagaacaatgatttcttctcttatcttatttatgtttgcaagcataagatctatatttaattttatgactaaattaattgtaacatatatgaatatgttgtataatgagataatgATTTCTTACAAACACGTCGCTTCATCCTGGCTTGGCTTGCTTCCTACAACTCAGTAAAGCCTATTATTCATAAAGCAagggaaataagttcacaaaataaagaaacttggtcagtaaggtttagattctcagaccttgttttgtgaatctcagaccttgttcagtgaatctaagggtttgttttgtgaaacttggtcattataagtggttaaaatcatctattttactcatacctttatttggtgaattcacataccttgttttgtgaatctcagaccttattcagtgaatgtaagggcttgttttgtgaaacttggtcattataagtggttaaaatcatctattttgctcatacctttatttggtgaattcacagaccttgttttgtgaatctcagaccttaatCAATGAATGTAAGGGCTTGTTttatgaaacttggtcattataagtggttaaaatcatctattttgctcatacctttatttggtaaattcacagaccttgtttttgTGAATTTCAGACCTTATTCattgaatctaagggcttgttttgtgaaacttggtcattataagttgtTAAAGAACATTACATTATAACAATAAGCTATGGTCAATTAACTGAATTTAAGTGATAATAGGTAAGAAAGAGGGAAAATCGTATGAAGAAGTAGGaaaattcactaaacaaggtctcagattcactaaacaaggtctcagattcccttgctactcatttgaGGTGCAGAAAGACCAAAATAGACCCTACAGGAGGGAGGGGTGAACCCCTTTTTTGTAatgggatttaaagtagggggtcgggtgtcctaaaacgggacaggaaagggtttggggttggattaggcggaccgctaccgcgggtccgcctaatccaaccctaaaccctttcccttgctactcatttgaGAGGCagaaagaccaaaagacaccctacaggggggacgggtgaaccccttTTTTGGAATGGGATTTAAagaaggggcccgggtgtcctaaaacgggacgggaaagggtttagggttggattaggcggacccgcgggtccgcctaatccaaccctaaaccctttcccttgctactcatttgaGGGgcagaaagacaaaaagacaccctataggggggacgggtgaaccccttTTTTGGGATGGGATTTAAAGAAGGgggcgggtgtcctaaaacgggacgggaaagggtttagggttggattaggcggaccgctaccgcgggtccgcctaatccaaccctaaaccctttcccttgttcagtgCATGGAAGAATATGTaagaaaacaaatacaaaattaaatggAAAATCATAAGTAAATAACATTGCATTATACATAGAAAAGTGATCCAtgcaaatatttaaaacaaagtacaagattacatgataatttatgttatccaaaatgttaaactaagacgtacataattatacagaaggttgatactactacgaaattatacaaaataataaaagggcaAAGTTAAAACCTTAAAGTGCAAAGCCCTAGTTACACAGATAGTACATTACAAACAAGGGACAACTCTAGGCTGTATATACAACATCAAAGGTAAGTCAAGAAAAGATATATTTCTACGAGTGACTAGTAAGTCAGCAGCAATGCCAATAGCTATATCTCGTTCTTCACTCGGCGTAGCTAAAACATGCAGTGACTCATTAACTGCACTACGTGCAACATCATCAAGAGCATTTAGATGAGTACTCTGAGATGGAAGTTTTGCTTGGTGATAATGCAGTAAGAATTTGGCAATCATATCCTCCGTCATGAAACATTTGCATGTTTCAAAGACTATTCTAGGACCCCTATGAATAGTCCGAACACCATTCATATCATTTATGTCTACAGAAAGCCAATATGCCATGGTGACCCCAGGTGCACTTTTGTGTATCAGAAATAGTTGAGCCCAAATTCGACATACGAGCGCCACATGTGCTTTATCTTCGTAATGATCAATTTTAGAGAATATTTTTTTCAGAAGATCTTGATTATTAAAAACAAAATGACATGCTTGATAGTGACGGTCAGGCACTATAACTTCCTTTAACGGCGAAAAAGAGAAATCCATAGCTGTTTGTTTTTCAGTGACATAAAGTTCGCGAAATGATACTTGATCTTCATCAAGAAGATTAACAACACAACCATTGCACCAAGTTGTCATACTTGTCTATGAAATAAGTGAAATACAAATATTAGTTAAACAAAAGAGATGTGAAAATACAAAACCCAAATTCCTAGGTAGTTGGACTAACAAGCTGGGAAAATAaacaaaggtgaaggagggtcaCAAAATTAGATCTAGGAAGCACAAAAGccgggaaaataaaaaggtttagattctcagaccttgtttggtgaatcttagaccttgttcagtgaatctaagggcttgttttgtgaaacttggtcattataagtttTGCTCatttctttatttggtgaatttacagaccctgttttgtgaatctcagaccttattaagtgaatctaagggcttgttttgtgaaacttggtcattataagtggttaaaatcatctattttgatcttttcttcttaatttgtTTCTCTGCTTCTTTGTAATCGCAGACCTTATTCAATGAACACTCAAGCAACAACAGCAGAAGACAAAAAGTAGCTAGTGTAATTTATGCAAACCTCTATAATTTATGCAAACCTTTGaataatctcagaccttattcaatgagcactcaagcaacaacaacaacagcagaaGACAAAATGCAACACGCAGCCAAAGAATGACAAGCAAGCAGGCAAAAACTGGCAAAATAGAGGCAAAACTACTAAAATTAAAAATGAAGCAACAAAAACAGAAGTCGGTTtaagtttgaagataatataacaataagctactggtttcacaaatttgcctcctagattcacaaaataagttctaggtttcacaaaagcagGTAAACGAAATCTTAAGAAACAAATGACAAAAATTAAGTccaagtttgaagataatataacaataagctactggtttcacaaatttacctcctagattcacaaaataagttctaggtttcacaaaagcaggtaaacgaatcttaacaaacagatgacaaacattaagtccaaatttgaagataatataacaataagctacaaAACTTAACTGAATTTAAGTGATAATAGGTAAGAAAGAGGGGAAAACCGTACGAAGAAGTAGGAAAATTGCTTTTCAATTGATGTTAGGCGTTCCGACGGTGCTTGATTATGCTGAGTAAACGATTAAAACCttcattaaaacaaaaataataagtAATTTAAGAtcaataacaaaaataataagTAATTTAAGTTCCGACGGTGCTTGATTATGCTAGTGATAATGACGACGAGGATATGGAACTTATTCAATCGAATATACCTGACTTGAAGAGGATAATGGCAGATGGGAAGCTCAATAACAATGGCGGTCGGAAGCTCAGCGTTAATGGCGAGTGACGAGTTGAAGAgtgagagagaagaagaagaagaaggatgAAGTAAATGAGAAGAGTAATGACCATGTGTTTTGAGAGGATAATGGCGGATGTGAAGCTCAACGTTAATGGCGatgggggagagagagagaggagaagAATGACGATAAATGAGTGAGTAAATGAATTGAGTTGGGTGTATTATGACATTATATAGGGACACGTGTCATAATCTGGTGAGCCTACAATTATTAGATCCAATGGTTTAAAAAGGATTCAGCTACCTCACCCTAaggagggtgcctcacatgattcaatttatatatatatatatatatatatatatatatatatatatatatatatatatatatatatatatatatatatatatatatatatatatatatatatatatatatgatctcgTCTTGAACCGAAAGTTCGGTACGAACTTACGAACTAATATTAAATAGTCAGATTCCACAAAATTAACGCTAATCCACTTGTCCCTGACATATTCCCTAGACCTTCACTCCATAATCTCTGACTTTCACTCACCTATCACTTTCACTCCACCTTCACCAGATATCACCCCCGAGGCCCCGGCACCGGAGCATCTCCGACGTAGGCACACTGCCGATTTCAGCCATCCCAACCCCGCACAAGTCGTATTTACTTCTCTCCCTTCCTCCCTCGATCGTCGATCTACCACCGCAAACATCATCGGTGCTGTAGTCTCCGGCCCTCTAACACTATATTCGGGTCGGAATCTTCCGAGTAAGTGAATGATATTGTTACTTTTGTAAGTTCTTGGATCGTTTTTTGCAGATTTACCTTTTAAACATGAATGAACATGAAGGGGGTACCGGCCTGGGGTGAGGCTGGTGTTgggttattttgtttgttttgattaTGACTTCAAGCTGTTTTTCTGCAGATCTACCAACACCGTCTAACAGCAAGAATTAATGGCGATGTCACTATTAGCGAAGAACAGGCCTGACTTTAAGCTGTTTTTAGTCGAGATTTTCCGACTAGTTGAATGGTAGAATAAGTTTTCAAAATTTGTTGTTCCTTATTTTAGATCCTACAATTTAAATCGAACTAAAGAGATGAGATATCGATTTAAGGTGAGTGAAGGAAATAGGATGGGCGTGAGGATGAAAATGGGGGTGACAACTGTGGGCAGGTCGTTGCCGGCGTCGTAACTTTGTCATGGTTTCAGACCTTGGGTGAGCTTGGTCTGCGGTGGTGGTTCGGGTGATGAGCGTGATGTGACGTGACGTCACTTTGTCATGGTTTCAGACCTCGGCGTAGTGAGTGGGGCGGTGCTCGACGTGACGTCACCTTATTGTCGGTGAGAGTGACGATGGTTGGTGCTACGTTAACATATTGACGACATTAAATATGTTAGAGGTGAGGCGTCTATGGTTCTGGTATGCGGTGTTTAATGGCTGTTTTAGTGGTACGAGGCAGTAGGTTGTACTTAGAATTATCTATCTACTGGAAATTGTAAATGTATCAAGTATGTTGTTTTATGCAATTAGACTTGATTTTGTTGTATTATTTTCAAATTGTTTAGGATTTTAGCCAAATAATAATCTAGCTGACTTTtagattttgttgaatttgtgcAATTAGACACGATATGACTTTtagattttgttgaatttgtgcAATTAGACACGATATAACATTGAATTGGTATAGAACTATAGATGGAATTCATCATAGAAGTACGCATGGATTATGTGTGTTAGAAATGATTGTTACAAACTTTTagcatgttagatacatacctctagctagCTACATACACTTCTTTATGTTACTAGGTACATTCCTCTACCTAGTTAGATACACTTCTCTAACTTGCTAGATAAATATCTCTAATTATCTAGATACACTTGTTTAAATTTCTAGATACACTTCTCTAACTTGATCGTctttaacttgctagatacatatATCTAATTAATTAGATACACTCGTTTAAATTTCTAGATACACTTCTCTAACTTGCTATATACATATCTCTAATTatctagatacactcatttaagttgctagatacatacctctaactagctagatacacttctttatgttgctagatacatacctctaactaATTAGATACACTTCTCTTAGATAAATATCTCTAATTATCTAGATACACTTGTTTAAATTTCTAGATACACTTCTCTAACTTGTTAGATACATATCTCATATGACTTTTATGTTCTAATTTTGCTTAGGCCTGATTTTGAGAAGTATGAAATAGTTACGCCTAACTTTAGTAGATGCGTGTAATTATTGTAGGTTGTCTGCTTTTTAAGAGTTGTGTCATGGATTAGTTACGCTTAAGTTAGATAAACCGATTAACATTGTTACGCTTTCTAAATGACgcaataaaaacaaaacaaaaaaagttGCAATATTAGCACTTTTAACGCGAGTTTGCATTTGAGCTTGACTCAAAATTTAAAAGAGGTACGTCTTGCATTCTATTTTGGTTCGAAAGAATTAGCGTGTGGTACAGTAAGGAACGTAGGTTCGATCCCACAGACGATGTGGTACATCTAAAAACCATCAAATTTGTATACCACGAGAATCTATGACAAGCTTATTATTTCCCCCAAAAATAATACTTGGCTCAACAATTAGTCAGAGAAAAGGTTGTGTGAAAAACATTTACAAATGTATTTGTCGTGTCGTATATTCAAAAATGTCACTGATATCACAATGTATTTGGTAGAAAAATACACTTTGGGAGCACTACTAAAAACAGTGCCAGTATAGAGAGATCTATCTATAGCAGCTTTGACGCATGTGAAATACGAGTACAAGTTTCATTTGTCCTGCTGATTTACGGACTTGTCAGCCTCGAGTTTCCTTAGTGATGTTGAACTCAGCTTGTCTCCACTCGTTTCTTCTGAAACTAAATCTACAACTTGAATCTTCAAATAGCAGATGCATAAGCCAACTTTTAACAATTGCAGAAGCAGGAAGGCAATTGATTAGCAAGCACAGAATTTTCTTGGAGTACCTTTGAGCCATATGAAGGAAGTGTGAACTCCATAAAGTTGATGTCCATATGAAGGAAGTGTGAACTCCATAAAGTTGTTAGATCAGTCTTTAAGTGTGGAGCCATAGTAGAGTTCCGTTGTATTGGAATTTTCTTGGAGTACCTTTGAGCCAAATTGCTTGTTTCTCTCCGGCTCTTCACCAATGCTGTCAAAGAGTCAGTGATCATTATGTAAATTGTTTGGAAAAGTTGTCAATTATATATGTAATTGAGATGGGAGAAACATGGATCGTACTTGATATCCAGCCTTTAGCATCCTGGCACTGCAGATCAGACCATATATACGCAGCTGCTCACCATAATTAACACAAAATAAGTCACGATTTCGAAGGAGTTTTAATTAAGACAGTGAGGCTTGTACGAGACAGACTTACACACGAGATCAACCTAAATCATTGTATATCAGTCATTAAATCATAGGATTAATGAGATCCCTTCACATGTAAAATTGTCTCATATGAGGCCTCATATGAGCAAGCAGGACATTTATTGTGGCACAAACTTAGATACActttgagtaaatctttaaaaaaACGCGAGTGTTTTAAGCAAACTTGAGTAAACCAATCTTACTCGAACGGAATGTTTCGTATCATTATCCTTAAATAACatgatacactcatttacctttctagatacacatctctaacAAGATAGATAAACTTTAAATTGCTATATACGCTCATTTACCTTGCTAGGTACACATCTCTGACTAtgtagatacacttctttaaattgctagatacactcatttaccttgctaggtacacatctcttactaggtagatacacttctttaaattgctagatacactcatttaccttgctAGGTACACATCTCTGACTAggtagatacacttctttaaagaGGTTAGCAAGGGCGTTTATTCCGTGCcatgaaaaaaattaaaattccCATCAATTTTTATTCCTGCAAATACCAATTACCACACTACCATGTACCACTAGTCATTCAATCAGGGTTACCCAATTCGCTCGCCCCCCTCCGAATTGCGAATTAATTCGAACGAATTAATTCGCAATTCATTTTCATCTTAATTCGTCCCAATTCGCGAATTATTCGCTGAGATGAGCGAATTATATGATTatgctaaaaaccaaaaaaaatcagGAAAAATTGAAGTATAGACAAGATACCTGGTTATTTTGAAGTTTGAACTTTGAAGCCAAGCACAATGATTTGATTCACTATTGTAGATTTGGAGATTTAGCtttaatttgattttgatttctgacAGGAAGATGATTTTTTTTTAGCTTTGTTGATATAAAAGGATAATCCTTTTGCGAATTGGATTCGACGAATTACCGAATTTCAAAATAATGTAATTCGCCAGCGAATTGAATTCGCTAAATTGAGTGAATCGCGAATTAGAATTAAGAAAGCGAATTGAACGAATTGCAAATCCGGTAACCCTGCATTCAATCATATTTGAGCATAATAAATTCATATCGCCACCAAATGAAAGCATCAAATTAAATAGTACTTGGATGATCTTGGACGGCTTGTTGTTAATATACTCAGTACAAAATAGCCAACAAGAAACAAGAACAACGGACATTAAAAGAAGTATAATGAAGCGGGTTTAACAGAAATATAGTGATAATTTTATTATTCGTCGACGTAGTAAATAGAATTAGTCTCTT
Encoded here:
- the LOC141599906 gene encoding uncharacterized protein LOC141599906; its protein translation is MYTSAYIWSDLQCQDAKGWISTLVKSRRETSNLAQRYSKKIPIQRNSTMAPHLKTDLTTLWSSHFLHMDINFMEFTLPSYGSKIQVVDLVSEETSGDKLSSTSLRKLEADKSVNQQDK